A stretch of DNA from Saccharomycodes ludwigii strain NBRC 1722 chromosome I, whole genome shotgun sequence:
AATTTGATTTGCATGGTCATTATATCAGAACCTACAAACGAGGGCACTTGGATAATGCTTAGTGGGTAATGTAATGAGTTACAAATTGAATCgatgttattaaaaaatctatTAAACGTCtcattaaatttattttgtaaagtAGGAATGGAAAAAACATAGGGAGAATCGAATAACAACATATTACTGTTTAAAGATCTAACTTCCTTGTACGCAAAGGTGTAAAAATACTCTGGAAACACAGTTCccttatatttttctaaaagATCGACAGCACTTAATCTCTTGTTAGGATCTAAATTAATCATATCCAAAATCATATTTCTTATTCCAACTTTATCAACACCAGtcaattctttttcaattgtcGTTGCAGGATcatattctttatttttgtatttgaatatttgtgaaaaactaaataaagATTTGCCACCCTCGGTAAAAATTTCAAACAAACAGCACCCTGCGCTAAAAATATCCATTTTAAAATCCAGTTTATAGTTTTCTTTGGGTAAAGTTGAGTCAGAAAATTTATTGTCAAACCTTTCGGGAGCAAGGTAACATATTCTCCTTTGAGagatatcaaaataaaaggaatATTCATTGGGATTGTCTTCTGGTATATAAACAGGTTTAATATGATTGGAAAAATCAGTTAAAACAACCCAACCCCATGTGGTTATCATAAAGTTTTCCAGTTTTATGTCACCATGGGCACAATTCAACGAGTGAATATCTTTCAAAATTTgcaaaatttgaaaacaaacaaattttaattcaataTCTTGGAAAAATGGTCTTGTTGATAATCTGTCGTACAAATTCATGTTTAAATGTTGTCTTATTAGATATCCAGCACGGTCGGTTTCTAAAATATGGGTGTAATGTAAAACATTGGGTAATTttcttaataaaaatgattctCTTTCAAGCAGTTTCACTATATTTTGTAAgttgtattttattgttggttttaaaaaaatcttaattattatttcacCATTTATGTCCAATGCTTTacaagtttttaaaaatttggatGAATTTAATTGGGAAATATAGTGTATGTCTTTCAAGACATCGACATATGAAGAGATGGCAATGGAAGGTGCGGTTTGAGCAAGTAATGAAAGTTGTTGACCCATTTGTATTCAGTATTGTTCTTCTTATCtggatatatatatatatatgtgtgtgtgtgtgtgtatgtgtgtgtgtatcttttgtttgtttCCCAATATGGTATTTTTGAtgtcaaaataaaaaaaaaaaataaataaataaataaataaacaaaaatgattAGAAGCAAATAAGGGGAAtatcaaattaaaaaaataaaactaaaagtaaaaaataaaagtaaacaaaATTGATGGCCAATAGCAAGCTCGAGCCTTGcctttaattaaaatatgttacttaagaaaaaatttttttttttttgcgtACAGAATGCTATAAAAAGTGACTCgcaatatatattactaaCACATTGCAAATcggaagagaaaaaaaaaaaaaaaaaaaagtcggACAATGTATTAATCATTATCGGTTTATATTAAGTACTTAGAACGTTCTATATTATATCATATATTATCTAGtagatatttatttataaatggCATTTTTTCCGATTCctttcatttcttttttaaagttacaGACTTCTTCGAACAAGTATTGTTTTAAAGCAGTTAAAGACATAtgttcatattcataagCAAAGTTAAATGCACCTTTAGAACAGACAGGCTCTTCACTTTTATCCCTAAAATCCTGTAAAAACTCGTGCTCAATAGCTTCTTCTACAGTCAATCTTGCATTGGGATCCCATTTTAGTAATTTATCTATTAAGTCTAAACCATCTGGTTGTGCAtaagaatatatattgcTCCAAGGGACTTTCCTATATTGTGGTTTGGGAGGACAGAAAATTTCCCAAGCTACATGAGAACCatatttgataataatatctttgttTGGCGTGCCTAAAACTTTAACAATTTCTGATATTTGGTGCATTTGATCATTTCCTATAAAAATTGGTTTTCTGCCATAAAATTCAGCTAGAATACACCCACAAGCCCATAAATCAATAGCTTTTGTATATTTCTTATTGGATAACATAAGTTCAGGAGCCCTGTACCATCTGGTGGCCACGTAATTGGTGATGTGTCTTGTTTTCAAAGCGTAACTAGTTCCATTACCATTTTGCTCGCTGGAATTGTCTGGAAAATATTTAGGAGCTACACCCCTGGCTAGTCCAAAATCACAAATTTTCAAAGTCCCTTGGATTGTGCACAATATGTTACCAGGTTTTAAATCTCGATGAATTACATCAGCGCTATGAATGTATTTTAAACCACATagaatttgataaaaaaattttttaatgtgaAATTCAGAAAATTGAACGCTAGAGTGTATTACCCTCGCTAAATCATAATCAACCAATTCTTGAAAACAGTATAATCCGTCATATGGCATAACTGTAACAATTTCtaaatcaattaaattaataatattcttatGGCCTTTAAAATATCTCATAAATTTTAGTTCTCTGATAGCCCTTTTTAGTAATATTTCTCTAGTGAAAATATTAGTGACTTTCTTGATGGCCAATGGAACTGGTTGGGCATGGTCTTTGTTATCTATAGCAGAACAAACTGTGCCATAAGATCCCTTGcccaaaataaatttgatttcATATCTGCTGGGAACTAGAAAATTAGCTTTTTCGTATACAGTGAATTTATTGACATCTGAAACATCTTGAATGATGATGTCGCTAGTATTTATTGAAGTCgccaaaatattattgtttttaccTACTGTATTTGTCAAAGCACTTGTCCTTTTAGGTGCATTTGGTGttgcatttttattttttccaata
This window harbors:
- the SMK1 gene encoding mitogen-activated protein kinase SMK1 (similar to Saccharomyces cerevisiae YPR054W | SMK1 | middle sporulation-specific mitogen-activated protein kinase (MAPK)); the encoded protein is MKQTLGSNKQLINSTNIGKTRGTFIGKNKNATPNAPKRTSALTNTVGKNNNILATSINTSDIIIQDVSDVNKFTVYEKANFLVPSRYEIKFILGKGSYGTVCSAIDNKDHAQPVPLAIKKVTNIFTREILLKRAIRELKFMRYFKGHKNIINLIDLEIVTVMPYDGLYCFQELVDYDLARVIHSSVQFSEFHIKKFFYQILCGLKYIHSADVIHRDLKPGNILCTIQGTLKICDFGLARGVAPKYFPDNSSEQNGNGTSYALKTRHITNYVATRWYRAPELMLSNKKYTKAIDLWACGCILAEFYGRKPIFIGNDQMHQISEIVKVLGTPNKDIIIKYGSHVAWEIFCPPKPQYRKVPWSNIYSYAQPDGLDLIDKLLKWDPNARLTVEEAIEHEFLQDFRDKSEEPVCSKGAFNFAYEYEHMSLTALKQYLFEEVCNFKKEMKGIGKNAIYK